The Gavia stellata isolate bGavSte3 chromosome 1, bGavSte3.hap2, whole genome shotgun sequence DNA segment GTGTTTAGAAGGCCAGAATGCATTATCCCTCAAATAGTAATTAAGCTACTGACTTCTACATCTTCATCATGACTTCATTTATCAGATAAGAATTTTGTCTGCTAAGAGACTTGATCCTGAATGATAGCTCTATTTTCATGACATGGTTATTTAGTAGTAAccaataaaattatatttaccTCTGCCATTTACACAGAAGAATCAAGAGGATAAGTATCATTAGAAGTACTGCCAACAAACAACTTAAAACAATTACTGTGTGTGACTGAGATTTTGTATCATCATCACATGAATCTAGGAATAATCACAAAAAAAGTatgtgaaaaaattattttttgctttaacaGTAAATATTTCCAATCGTGCTAGAATATTgacttttctttaagaaaaaaaaaacaaaaaactttttaaaaacaaataagaCAAGTTCAActgaaactgagaagaaaagccATCTTTCCCCAAACCttgcaacaaaagaaaattgtgcTTTTATTTATCTAAATTGACCTGGTACAGGACAAAGGAGCAGGTTTACAGGCAAAGAGTCGAGGCATTATGAATGAATTGagtatttcttttcatcttcatcACATTGCATTGATAGTGATTCAGCAACTTTGTGCTAAGATCTACATTACATACACCTACTTACAATCACTAAAGCCGCAAGTAAAATTTTACATGTAGCCTGAATGTCTTATTTCTCaagataaaacaaacaagcaaacaacaTCTCCCCCATCCCAGCAAACAAAAAGCCAGCAAACCACAAGTGCTGATACCCAGAAAGTAACTGGTGGCAGGATATCATCTAACACACAGGTATGTAAAACTAATGCATTTGTTCACTTTTTGGCATTTTCTCAGTGGTTTTCCTCCAGCTTTTGTAATGCCACCTCAAAACTCTACCTCCTACTACTGACCTTCTGCTCTCCACATAAATGCTATAAAACCTAAACTGATTATTCATAAAGGAGCAACTGCTCAGCTTGTTCCACCTGCCTGCTTTGTTCAGCTTGCCAGAAAGCCACAAGAAAAATTGTGATCCCCAAGTAAGGTATTCAGAGTCTATGAAATTTCTTGAGCACAGCTTTGTTCACGGCTTCCTCTGATGTTAGATTTGGAGTCAGTAATAACTCATTAAAGACCTGAAGTGATGCACTTACCCCAACGAAGGGGCTGTACCAATGTCACTTCTGATCCAGGGCACCCAGAGTGACTGAACCACTAGTCTGTCTCCTCTGTGCTTTCTGTCCTTTCAGTTACCTGCTGGCAGCCTCTGGTCAAATGGTCCAGGTAGGGGTGTTATCTGCTCACCTCTCAGAGGTGCACAGGGAGACAttgtcttctgtgttttcttaagGGCATTTGCCAGCCACACCTGAGGACATGCTTGCAGGCTCACAATTTGCATGGTGGAGGAGGCTTCTGTGGAGGTCAGCACTGTGGCTACTACTAGTGCACAGGCTGCACATACCTGTGCTCCAGGATTTCATCCCAACTTTGTGTATACAGATTTTCTTCAGGTGAGCTAATAGCCCATTGCATTTTAGAGAACTCGGATCTGGGTATACTGGATATCTGGGTGTCTCATAGTTCTGTTAAAACTTAGTGGGTGGCATTTTATGCTTAGTTGATATGACACGAATGTGCTGGGATGGTGTACAGTCTTTTCTTTACTACAGCAAatctgttttttggttttgataacTAATAGAAATACTGTTTCCATCAAAGATAGTCAATTGCACTCGGTTAAATGTGTCTTTCTGGTGGGAAAGCAGTGCTGATACTGACTTTGCTTCCATTTCATCTCTTTTCCCCCATCCTCCCTGTTTTGATCAATCCAGCACATATGAGCATCAGACTGCTATGACCTCTGGTTCTGTAGTTCAACTGGATGGACTTTCAAAACAAATGGCCTTCAAAAATGGGGGATCAAGTATTTTCTTGGGGTTCGGGTTGGATGTCCATATATCATATGTGGACAACCGCCCGCCCACCATGCATCATATCACTGTCATTGGTGGACCCTAGACACTATTGTAACACAAATAATAAGGACACTCTAAACTTTGCTGATAATGGCATAAATTGATAGTGTTATGGGCCATCAGGAACAAAGTGGACAGGAGTTAAACGTGGGCAATTAGAGATCCACATGAACTTTCTTTGATAACAGAAGATGGAGCACAACAGTGCAACATTAATTTGCTGCATGTTCCCAGCCTCTTTTGCAGTCACCGCTTCCCCATTTGTACTTAGACAGTATATGAATGTAGCACAACTGTTACCTAATAATGTGCCATTCATccaaaatgtttctgcttcCCAGTCACTGCTGTAATTAACTACGTTGCAGTAGGGTACTAGCCTCTTCAGTCTGACCCGGAAAGAATAGCATTTCCTCGGATCAAAGCCTTGCTCTCCAACACTGCAACACTTAGAAGTTCTGGACTGAGAAGGAAGGCATATCATCGTTAATTCTGGTTTTCAAGACAGTGCTTCAGAATGCTACACTCAGTCATGGTCACAACTAGGACAAGGGATAGGCCAACCCAAAACCTCAGAACTGCATTTTAACTTCTCTGAGTTTCGAGAAATTCTGTTTCTTGACTGAGTCTTCACAGTTCATAGCCATTCCTCATTGTCCGATATTGAGTTGAAGGTCATAAAAATCATTACATAGTGCACTATGTTACAGTTGCATATTTACAACATGCAAAGACACTTCAAATccacaaaatatttacaagttATATTTGAGACTGGAAAGGTTACGtcaatgaaataatatttagaaataattaacaGCTATGtttagaataaataaaaatcctgtctcttctcttttctctcagtctatttcatgtttttttctccctttctcacTCTTCTTTTAAACTCtactctgctttctgcttttgtcttcCAAAACTCTTCTATTCTGAATATATGACCTTTCCCTTAGATTGTCCTCAGCTCTTCAGGTGGCAACTAGGTATAACtcaaaaagtaaattatttctggCATGGCAGGGATCCAGGATCCTAAAAATCTAACTGTTTTCTGCAACCAGCTATATTAGAAAATATAGGATGGGAGAACAATTCAAAAACAACTCTATTTTACATTCTATGGACATGTTACTTCCAGCTCCTTCCAATGTTGATTAAAAATGTTATGTCCAACTCACTTGCCAGTCTTTGTCAAACTTGCTTTTGTATTGAAGCTCAAGTCTCAAGCACTTCACAGCTCTCTCTGGTTTATTACAGCTTACAGTAACGGTGTCTTCTTTCCAGAAGAAGGTCACGTTTTCTGGTCGGTTGGGCTTTACtaagaagaagagaaacagattatGTGATAGTATCTTAAAAAGAAGTACTTTGCAGTTAAAATTATTGTTCTTCCTTCCTTGTCTCAATGTTTCTCTGAGTAGTAAGTGAAGAAGGTGGACTTTCTTCTTGGAGAACGCACTTTTGTAGCTGACCTCCCTATTAAACATCAAAATGGAGCTTGACACCATGACACTATTCATCATTCAAGGTGCCACATTCAAAGGTAGATACTATCTCATATCAGGAACCTATTGCAAGTACTTAATGAAAGACTCTAGTCTCCTCATACTCCCTGCaatcaagagaaagaaaaagtcttctTCATTGGAAATGGACTGACAAATTCAGTACCATAAAACCTACAAGACACACTTGTGCAGCTGCTGGAGGCTATGGGGATACAGTGGGGCATGTGCAAAAAGCACTGGGTGCCTACCTGTGCACAACTGAATCTACTCCTCACTGTTTTCAGATGGTCCGAAGAGCATTCAGTGGTTCGATCTATGTAGCTGGTTAGTCTTCAGTAGTGGGAAATAAGGGATGAGGAGTGTTACCTGTTTTCTTAATCCTTCTAGTTGCCTTTTTGTATTATGAAAATTCTGCCTTCCTAGTTTAAAGACTTAAGTCTGATCCCTGATATCTGTGTTTTGTTACCTAACCCTTTTGAAATTCATTTGACTATCAGTGGGTGTTTAATAGCCAAAATTCAAGAATCAGGCTGCAACTTTCCATAACTTATGAGATATTGGTAAAATTATGAGATATAAATGTATTCTCAAAGTTAGATGCCTTGACAGGTTTTTGTTTAATCCTTTTTGCTAAAACTTTATTAATAAATGCTAATAATGTATTtggaatatatatattttttcagataATTCTGCGGtttatattttctgtgtgatttttatcGGAAAAAATCCCTTCACTTTAAATGCTGTAACTATCTGCAATTCCAGAAGATTTTGATAAACTAATCTCACACTAGATGTGAAATATGTAtttgggggcaggagggatTTAATAAAAACAGGAGCATCGTCTCTCTACTAGTAGGAGGATGTCTCTTTTATGTTGTCGTACTGTACCGAAGCCACTCAACTAATTTCTACTGACATCTGATAATGGGTTTATGACAGCCTTTTTGATAAGAAGTAGTTTGCTGCCTCGGATCCCATGGAAGATGGCAAAAGAATGGAAGGTTGAACATATGAGAAAGATCACACAGTCAGCACTAAGACAAGAAACTATcaacttttattcattttcctGATATGAATACTGAGCAGGCCTGCACTAGATTAAGCATATCCAcatattttagtattttcattctgattttgaAACTCTTTTGGGACAAATCTGACTGTCTCATGTAATCTCACTTAGCTGTAGCTGCACACAGGCCTGTGTAACTACTGATGACAGCAAGGGGTGAAAATCAACATGAAATAACTATAATTTGGTTCTAGCACAcaaattaataacattttatacACCAATATAATTGATTTCTTCTCAAACTAAGGACAACTAGAGAATCAGTGAAAACACTAGGACTACCAACGTAGTTGTGATATTACATACTTActataaaaatcagattttagTCTTTTAGAAAAAAGCTCTTCACTTCCATTGCTATTCCTGATAGAGATGGCAAGGGTGGGTCCTTCTGTCTTAAAAAGACATCCAGAATTATAATCTTGATCCAATAAATAGGTGGGACATGGCTTCCAAACTTTATGCTTGCCCTCATCAAAtctataaatgaaataatattggTGAATGGAACACTCTTACCAGTTAACACAAGTTCATTCCTTTTTGTcattgttctttcttctttctttctttctttttttttttttctttttcaaatgctCCTACCAAGGGAAGTCTGATTATGGAATTTCTTGAAGCAGCAAATTTCATAGTGGTGTTAGAGAATTCATTACCCAAACCTCATTGACATTCCAGCTCTGGGTTTTGATGCAGTCTGAAATTATCAAGTTTCCTtcatgttgttgttgttgttttctaaTAAGAGAATTACTTGTTCAGacagatgttttcattaatctGTTTCCAAGATTGCACTGCTAAAAGTTCTTTCACATATACCacccagaaagaaaagggaagctCAAGCGCTATGACTGTCTTTAACCAAAACATTAAATTTCTGTTAGTAATTAATGACATCAGTTAATAAGgaaaatatacacacatgtgGAAAAAACACCTTCAATAGTGTAATTAACATTAGCATTTAGCACAATGACGGAAGAGGGACAAATCTTTCATATAATGTCTGTTGTGACTGACTATTCAGCAGACTTACTGATTTGTACACTTCTGTAGCAGGTTGTGAATATAAACAGGTTTCATGCTGGATGATTAACAAACGTTAAAAGCATTTGCAGGTATGGATCACAGAAGACTCAAACGGACTTAGATATTTCAGTCTCCCAAAATAAGTCTTTTAAGAAGAGAAGAATAGGCATTGTCAATACTCACGTATAAGAAAATGACACATTCTCAACGGGAAATAGTTCCTTTGCTGCCCATGTGATCTGCATCTTCTCATTATTGAAGTTGATTATTGTGGTGCTGATGGCATCTTTCCAACCTGCCCAGGACATTGACAGAGAATGTGATTTTTGCAGTGAGTATGAAAAACATCCCTTGACATTGGTAAGTTATCAGTATTTCAAGGATATGTATGCAATAGACTCAGACGATCATACAAGAAGAAGACAAGAATATCTAAAATGCAAGGAAACAGAGTAAAATAACCTAGGGAGGTTGCaattagaattttaaaatagtaaaatgaaagcatgcACAGCAACACCAGAGAGCACCCCATGGTCCCTGAGCCAAAAGGTTCCTGTGCATGCAATGCATAGGGCCTACACCTTGAGGCCAACCTTCCCCCATAATACCTGCTAAGGTTTTCCTGCTAAGGAAAACTATTTGGGAACTAATGCCCCGTGGACCCTGTGTGTAAACTGTCAAATGTTTACTGTAGGAAACAAGGGACAAACACCATGGGTGAAGACCAGGTCAAGACCCACAGGAACCCAGAGCAGATCAGCACAAGCAGGTGTACTGCATATTTGATCTATGTGGTTGCGGCCAATTCCACCTTACAGACAAACAAGATCACTTAATGTCCTCTGACTGCACGCAGATATTATTTCCTCTCCTGACCCTCTCCTTGTTACAGTTCTTGCTAAGGACACAGGTATTTTAATTGTGTGTCCATCAGGATTCCACAATCAGACACTGAAGATAAATCTGTCattgaaaaatggagaaattaaGAAGGCAGAAGGATTAGAAATCCATTCTATATCAAGGAAAAGGAcgaattatttattttgcattctaTAGGATGTGAAATTATATTTACTTGAACGAACAAAGAGGATGAAAATGTATCTTGAATATCAGCAAGAAACCACTTGAGGGTAAAATTTGCAGATTGATGTCTCCAGACATGAAGTGCTTACCACTAAAAACTTTTGTTGGAATATTCCTGCCTAGCGGGAGAATAGAGGATTTGAGTTTTGATTGCTGTCTACATTTTATAACACTTTGGACTTTTGAAGGGgtttaaagaggaaaaattttaaaacatttcttatgaGCTTTTTATCACATACAGTGATCCTGAATGTTCACGGGAATGAAGCCTAACTATCCTTATGGTTGCTATCTTTTGCTCCTTAATCAACACTAAGAATGTGAGAAAGGCATGTGGGTTCAAGTAACCTTTTCGCCCCTATTTTCAGGGCTCTATCTCTGCATCTATACGTTTCATGACTTCTGTAATTAGAGTTagtcaaaacatttttgcataGGTGGAATTATGTTGTAACATACCGTTTTGTCAAAATCATTCAAGAGTCAGTAATGACAGAAATCCAAGAGACACTGGGTAAATGTAGCTGCAGGTCCCTGCTATATGATTCATGGAGGTCTGGTAAAAAAGATTCTGCTCTTACTCAGGAGAAGGACTTGAAACTAAAACTCCTGCATCTTCTAGCTAATGCCTGCAAGCTTGTTCTATATTGTTTTCTCAAATGGAAAATCTCATGtgcttttctgaagaataaaGAAGTCAGTACTATCACACGCTGAAGCAAAAACAGAACTTCAAAACCTCAAAAGCTACCATAAAATGGAATTCATCTAGCCAGTTCTACCTCTGTTACAGAGACTGCCTGGCCCTTGTTTCCTAACTCCTCAAGCCCTTTGTAAGTCAGTCCTCTCAGCAGGTCTAAGAGATGATCTTGTCTTTAACTAAAGCCACTGAGAAATATGATGGCAAAGTGCCTAACAGTGGATTCTTGGTCTGCAATTGCACTAACACATTTTAATTCTTATTGACTAAATTCTAGTATGGTTGTGCTGTGCAGTATCTAGTGTTATGCTTAGTGTAACTGAAATCCATATGACTACTTGCACTTAGATTTTCTATAAAGATAGTTAAAGGTA contains these protein-coding regions:
- the CRLF2 gene encoding cytokine receptor-like factor 2, translating into MRLIFQTCSVIFILGNLVASQSQSPGWKDAISTTIINFNNEKMQITWAAKELFPVENVSFSYTFDEGKHKVWKPCPTYLLDQDYNSGCLFKTEGPTLAISIRNSNGSEELFSKRLKSDFYIKPNRPENVTFFWKEDTVTVSCNKPERAVKCLRLELQYKSKFDKDWQSRTSKCCSVGEQGFDPRKCYSFRVRLKRLVPYCNVVNYSSDWEAETFWMNGTLLDSCDDDTKSQSHTVIVLSCLLAVLLMILILLILLCKWQRLQKSVMPAIPDPKYIFADLFNDHNGNFQEWIDKTGHAMVQTKLEYEEPEGIIEAESQQENEKNSDKQGPQEKIISFSRAAENNDPKAAQIACLMPTSNTIASFAGFQILMNDDMYVML